DNA from Planctomycetota bacterium:
GGCCGACGCGGACGAGACGTTCAAGCGGTTCGTCGCCATCCTTAACGGCCGCGGCCGGATCGGCAGCCTGCCCGAGACCCTCGACGCCTTCGAGTACCTGCTCGACCAACGCCTCGGCAAAGTCGAGGTCGACGTCACCACCGCCAAGTCACTCACCGACGACGAGCTGGCGAACGTGACCGAGCGGCTCACCAAAATCCTCGGCCGCGACCCGGTCGTCCACCAGTACGTCGACGAATCGATCATCGGCGGCCTCGTCCTCCGCGTCGGCGACACCGTCCTCGACGCCAGCGTCCAACGCCAGCTCGAAGCAATGCGCGAGCGACTCCGCTCGTAACGTGGGCCCGGTCCCACCCCACAAGACCAACCAGACTCCCTTCCCACCATGGCCATCAACGTCAGCGAAATTACCAGCGTCCTCAAGCGCGAGATCAGCGACTTCGAGGATCGCCTGAAGGTCAGCGAAGTCGGCACCGTCATCGAAGTCGGTGACGGCATCGCCCGCGTCTACGGCCTGAAGAACGCCATGGCCGGCGAGCTGCTGGAGTTCGAGGGCGGCGTCATCGGGCAGGTCTTCAACCTCGAAGAAGACTCCATCGGCTGCGTCATCTACGGCAACTACCTCGACCTCAAGGAAGGCGGGGAAGTTCGCTCGACAGGTCGCCTGCTCGAAGTCGCCGTCGGTGACGAGCTCATCGGCCGCGTCGAGAAAA
Protein-coding regions in this window:
- the atpH gene encoding ATP synthase F1 subunit delta, with amino-acid sequence MKTQHSQAALAYAEALVESAEERNSLEAVANDAGALKSALDDNPDLVPFFRDPSITQEERQAVLDKALADADETFKRFVAILNGRGRIGSLPETLDAFEYLLDQRLGKVEVDVTTAKSLTDDELANVTERLTKILGRDPVVHQYVDESIIGGLVLRVGDTVLDASVQRQLEAMRERLRS